The following is a genomic window from Hymenobacter sp. APR13.
CAGCAGGCCGGGGCCGGGGTAGCCGCCGGAGCGGCGCGTGAAGTAGTTTTTGTCGAACACGTTGTTGAGGCCGCCGCGCACCGTGAAGCGCTTGGCAAAGCGGTAGGTGGCCGACACGTCGGTGACCGAGTAGCCGGGCACGCGGCCGGTGGTGGCGGCGGCGTTAGGCTCCACCGTGTTGGTGGCATCCGTGAACACCTCCGATACGCGGGTCAGCTGCGCCGTGGTGGAGAAGCCTTTGTGCGCAAACGTGGCCCCGAAGCGGTGCGTGTACTTGGGCGCATACTCCACGCGGTTGTTTTTCAGGTCGCCTTCCTGCAGGTTGCTGCCGCTGAGCGTGGCCGTGCGCAGCTGGGTGTAGCGGGCATCCACGAAGGACGAAGACGCAAACACATCAAAGTGCGGCAGGTCGAAATTCTGGGTGAGGGCGTGCACCAGATCCAGCTCCACGTAGGCTTCCACGCCCTTGTGCACGCTGGTGCCGATGTTGGTGCGGAACTGCTGGGTGGCGGTGGTGCTGCCCGGCACAAAGCGGCGGATGGTGCCAATCCGGTCGTCGTAGCGCAGCCAGAAGCCGTCCACGTCGAAGGTGAGGATGTTTTTCCAGCTGCCACGGTAGCCCAGCTCGGCATTGAAGCCGCGGGCGTCCTGCAGGTTGGGGTCGATAACGTCGGAAGTGGCCGGGGGCGTCAGGTCGCCGAACGTAACGGGGCGGAAGGCGCGCGAGTAGTTGGCGTAGAAGCTGGTCTGGCCGGTGGCGCGCAACTCGGCGCCGGCGCCGTAGAGCAGCACCTTGCGGCGCGAGTCCTGGCGGATCTGGTTCTCCGAGCCGTCGGCGTTCAGGCTGAGGTAGCCGCGGCCCTGGTTGTCAATCACCTCCAGGCGCACGCCCGGCGTGAAGGTCAGGCGCGAGCCCACCCGGAAGATGTTCTCCACGAAGGCGGCATAGTTGCGGGTCCGGAAGCTCAGGTCGCGGCCGTAGCGGGCGGCCTGCAGGTCGAGGTTGAAGTCGGAGCCGGTGTCGCCTTTGCCCTGCTGGCGGCGGCCCAGGTTGGCGGCGGCCACGCGCAGGCCGGCGGCCAGCGTGTGCTGCTGGCCCAGCAGGTCGTAGTCGGTGAGCAGGCGCAGCTCCGAGCCCAGGTTGCGGTACCGGTCCCGGTCGAGCTGGCGCGCAGCGGCCTGGCCGGTGGCGGGGTTCTCGTTGTCGGGCAGGGCCACGCTCACGCTGCTGGGCAGCCCGATGGAATTCCGCTCGCCAATCAAACCAAAGGTTTTCAGGCTCAGGCGCGTGCGCTCCGAAAACTGGTAGTCGGCCGTGAAGGCCGGGATGGTCCAAGGCGTGCTGAACCAGTTGCGGCCGCGGCTGCTCTTGCGCACGTCGCCGTTGTAGAACTGCTCGTCCGTGAGGCCGCCGGGTTGCTGAATCTCGTAACCGAGGTGGCTGATTTCGGCACCCAGCCGCAGCTTGTCGGTGGCCTGAAACTGCACGTTGCCGTGGAAGTTGCGGATGTTGAACTCCGAGTTGTCGCGCCAGCCGCCGCCCACGCGCTGCTGGTAGTAGCCGAAGTAGCTCACCTTGCCCACGGTGCCGCCCAGGGAGTTGTAGGTGCCCAGCAGGCCGTTGTTGCCCACGCTGTTGCTGGTCTCAAACTGAATCTTTTTGTCTTTGGGGCCGCGCTTCAGCTCGTAGTTCAGCAGGCCGCCAAACTGCGGGCCGTACTGCAACGAGCCGCCGCCGCGCACAATCTGGATGCGCTCCACGGCTTCCAGCGGCGGATTGTAGTAGGCCTCCGGGTAGCCCATGGGGTCGGAGCTGATGTCCATGCCGTTCTGGCGGGTGTTGAACTCCCAGCTGCGGTTGGGCGAGAGGCCACGGGTGGCCACGTTGATCTGCTGGCCCGAGCCGTCGCTTTCCCACACGGTCACGCCGGGCACTTTGGCAAACACCTGGCGGGCGCTGTTCACCACCAGGTTGGCGTCGAGCTTGTCCAGCTCCACCACCTCGTTTTTCTTGCCCGCGGTGATGGTGTTGCCATCCACTTCGGGCGCGAAACGCAGGCTTTTGGCCGCCACCGTCACGCCGGCCAGCTGCTGCACGGCCTCTTCAATCGTAAGCTTGAGCGCCAGCGGCTGCCCGCTCTGCAGCGTCACGGTCTGGCTGATGGGCCGGATGCTCAGGCCGCTCACCGTTATGGTAGCTTCGCCCACGGGCAGCCCGTAGAGGCGAAATGCGCCGCGCGCGTCCGTCACGGCCGTGCGCTCCCCAACGGCTACCAGCACGCCTTCCACGGCTTTGCCGGCCGGGTCGAGCACGGTGCCGGTGAGCGTGGCGCCCTTGCCGGGCTCGTCGTGGCGGAGGTGAAGCGGGCTGGCTACGGCGGCCACTGGAGTGGCCGTGGTGCCGGCCGCAAGCAGCAGGGAAGAAAGGAGCAGGGAAGAACGACGCATGAGCAGCAGGGTTATCAGCCGGAGGTTGGCTGAATTCTGCCGCAAAGGTAAGTCTGTTTAGAATATATTTAAATAGTTGATTGGAAAATATCTAAATAGCGAACGGCGCAGTATCGCGAACTACAAAGTTCGTGCTACCTCGCCGTTCAAGGCACTGTGGGACAGTATGGTTCGGAATGGCGGCAGTAGCGCGAACTTTGTAGTTCGCGCCCCCGCGCCGTTCGGGCTCTTGTAGGATGGTGTCGTTGTGATGGCGTGGGGACGCGAACTACAAAGTTCGCGCTACTGCCGGCGAGGCTGCGGGTGCTAGCGCTCCAGCTTGAAGCCCGGCTCGCGGGCCGGGGGCTCGGTGCGGTTGGACACGGCCCAGCCGGTGCGGTACATCCACTGGGTCATGCGCAGCAGCTTGCCGTAGTCGATGCGGCTGGCTTCGTCTTTGGGCGTGTGGTAGTCGGCGTGGAGCAGGGAGGTGTACATGATGGCCGGAATGCCCAGGCGGGCGTAGGGCAGGTGGTCGGAGCGGAAGTACCAGCCCTCGGGGTGGGTGGCCTTGTCCCACTCGGTGTCCAGCTTGAACTTCGGGCCTTCCTGGTTGGCTGCCAGGGCGGTTTTAACCAGATCCGACGAATTCAGGTGGGGCGGCGTGGAGCCCAGCAGGGCCGCGGAGTCGGCAGCGTTGCGGCCCATCATTTCGGCGTTCAGCACCGCCACGATGGACTCTTTCGGCACAGTGGGCTTGTCGGAGAAATAGCGTGAGCCCAGCAGGCCGCGCTCCTCGGCCCCATGGAATACAAACAGCGCCGAGCGGCGGGCGGGCTCCTGCTTATAGGCCCGCATGAGGGCCAGCAGCGCCGCGCAGCCAGTGGCGTTGTCGTCGGCGCCGTTGTAGATGGAGTCGCCGGCCATGGGGGCGCGGGCGCCGTCGTGGTCCTGGTGAGTGCTGAAGAGCACGTACTCGTTTTTGAGCTGGGCATCGGTGCCGGGCATCTTGGCCACAATGTTCACCGACGGATACGCGAAGCTCTCCACCTTCAGCTCGGCGCTGAACTGCTGGCCGGCCTGCTTGGCCCAACTCAGGGCCTCGGCGGGCAGCCACACCACCGGCGGCTGGTTCACCACGGCCGTGTTGGGGTCGCCGGGCAGGCCGTAGCGGCCCCGCTCGTAGATGTGGCTCCAGTGCTCGTAAATGGCCTGCGCCTTGTCATCAGACACAAACACCACGGCCACGGCGCCGGCCTTGAACAGCTCGGCGGCCTGGTCGCGGAGCTTCCCGAACAGGTAGCGCCGGTAGCTGATGCCGTCGGTGGGCGCGCCCGAAACCTGGAGCGCCACGGCCTTGCCCTTCAGGTCCACTTTGGCCAGCTCGGCCGGGGTGGCCAGGCCCACGAACACCAGCGGCGCGTTCACGCTGGCATTGGTGGGCGCCACCACCATGGCGTCGTGGTTGGGCTTGAGCTGGCGCGTGCCGATGCGGAGCGTGCTGGCTTTGGTGAGGCGCGTGCGCTGCAGATTGAACCACTGGAAGTAAGTGCCGTCGTCGCCGGCGGGCTCCATGCCGGTGGCCCGAATCTGCTCGGCCAGCCAGGCAGAGGCGCGCAGCTCGTCGAGGGTGCCGCCCTCCCGGCCGCGGTACTTGTCGTCGGCCATCGCAAACAGGTCACGCTTGAGGTCGGCTTCCTTGATGGCAGCAAGGCCGCTACCGGCTTTAGACGTTTTGGTGGCTTTGGCGGGTTTCTGCTGGGTGAAGCCGGCCAGTGGAGTAGTAAGAGCAAGGCCGGCCAGCAGCAGGCGCAGCGTAGTATGGCGGAAGTGGTTCATGGCAGGAAGTAGCGTGAAAGAGGAAAGCTACACGAAAAAGCCCCGCCCACCAATGGTGGAGCGGGGCCATAAGAGTGTAATGCGCAGTTCTACTTCGTGCGAGGCGTCAGGGCCACGAAACGAAATTCACGGAGAGCAACGTCCGTGCGCCTCGCGAAGTGGAACTTCGCGTTACACTCTGGGGGCTCATCTAATAAGTTGCTACAAGCGCAAATCCTGGAAAAAGTATGCTACGGGCTACTTCGCCGCTTCCGGCTTGAGCGTGCGGCCCAGCCACTCAAAGAACACCCGGTTCCAGAGCACCGCGTTCTGGGGTTTGGAAATCCAGTGGCCCTCGTTGGGGAAGTACAGGAAGCGGCTCGGGATGCCGCGCAGCTGCGCCGTACCGAAGGCCTCCATGCCCTGGCCCTCGGGCACCCGGAAATCCTTGCCGCCGTGAATCACCAGGATAGGCGTATCCCAGTTTTTGGCAAACTGCTGGGGGTTGAAATCAGTGTAGCTCTTGTGCAGCGGGGTTTCCCAGGGCGCGGCCCCGATGTCGTGCTTGGCGAAGAACATTTCCTCGGTGCTGGGGTACCAGCTGGTGAGGTTGTAGAGGCCGCAGTGGGCAATGAACGTCTTGAAGCGGCCCTCGTGCTTGCCGGCCAGCAGGTATACCGAGTAGCCCCCGTAGGAGGCGCCCACGCAGCCCAGACGGGCCTTGTCCACGTAGGGCTCGGCACTCACGTTGTCAATAGCCGAGAGGTAGTCCTGGATGGGCTGGCCGCCCCAGTCGCCCGAGATGCTGTTGTTCCACTCGGTGCCGAAGCCAGGCAGGCCGCGGCGGTTGGGGGCCACCACAATGTAGCCCTGGGCCGCCAGCAGCTGGAAGTTCCAGCGGTAGGAGAAGCTTTGCGTAATCGGGCTCTGCGGGCCGCCCTGGCAGTACAGCAACGCCGGGTACTTCTTGGCGGGGTCGAAGTCGGGCGGGTAGATGACGTACACCTGCATCTGCTTGCCGTCGGTGGTGCGCACCATGCGGGCCTCGGTTTTGCCGGTTTTCACGCCGGCCAGCTCCTGCGCGTTGATGGTGGTGAGGGCGGTTTCGCGGCCGGTTTTGAGGTCCACGCGCACCAGGTCGGCGGGGCTGGCCTGGGTGGTTTTGCTGACGATGGCCACGCCGGGACCGGCCAGCTCGAAGCTGTTGTAGTTGAACGCGCCCTTGCTGAGCTGCTGCACCTTGCCGCCCTTGGCCGGTACGCTGAACAGCTGCTCGGTGCCTTCCAGCGGGCTCACAAAGTACAGCGTCTTGCCATCGAGGCTCCAGCGCAGGTTGGCGGCGCTCTGCTCCGAGCCCTTGGTCACGTCCTCGCGCTTCTTGGTGTTGAAATCGTACACTACCACGCCGTTGCGGTCCGACTCAAAGCCCGGCATGGCCATGCTTAGCCAGGCTACCTTCGAGCCATCGGGCGAAAACACCGGCTCGGTGTCGTAGCCGCCCAGGCCCTCGCTCAGGTTTTGGGTCTGGCCCGAGCGCACGTCGTAGAGGTAGATGTCGGAGTTGGTGCTTTCGGCCTCGGCCTTGCCCGTGAGCTTGCGCGAGGTGTAAACCAGTCGGTAGCCGTCGGGCGCGAAATTGAGCTGCTCGGAGCCGCCCAGCGGCTGCAGCGGCGAGTCGAACTTCTCGCCGGCCATTACATCCTTGCCGTAGCCGGTGGGCTTGCCATCGGCCCCCACGGGCTGGAAGAACACGTGTGAGGCCTTGTAGTCGTCCCACACGTTCCAGTGGCGGTAGTTCAGGTCGTCGATAATCTTGGCGTCGGCCTTGGGTAGGTCGGGGTACCAGTCCTGCACCGATTTGCCGGTTTTCACGTCCTGGGTGTAGAGCACGAAGTTGGCTTTGGGGGCCAGCTTCAGGTTGCTCAGGCCCTCATCGGGGAACTCACTCAGCAGCTGCTTGCCCGAGCCGTCAGGGCTCATCACGTACAGCTGGTCGGTGCCGCTTTCTCCGCTCAGGAAGGTCAGCTTGCCGTCGGGCCGCCAGTTCAGGGTGTTTTCCGATACGGTGGGCGTGTTGGTGAGCTGCTTGGCCGGGCCGCCGGCCACGGGCACCAGCCAGATGTCGGACTGGCCCTTGTTATCGGCCAGGGTGTAGCGCGTGACGGTGTAGGCCACCGTTTTTTTGTCTGGCGACACCTGCATTTCGCCCAGGCGGCCCAGCTTCATCAGCAGCTCGGGCGTGTAGGTGGTTTGTTGGGCGGCGGCGGCCAGCGGCAGCAGGAGCAGGGAAAGCAGGGGCGCGTTGCGCGCGCCCGTTCGGCGAAGAAAAGACATGATAGAAGGGCGGGATTAGAGAAAATGACGCCGAAGATACTGAACGTAGTGAGCTGTTTTCGTACTTCGCACCTCCGCTCTACCATCCATTACCACCACGGTGCGTGCGTTGCCCGCGCCCCAACCATCCACGCCGCCCCGATCCGGCGGGCGCGTACAACGCGCCCCTACACCGTTCAGCAACGGCGGGCACGTGCAACGCGCCCCTACCATGCCCGATTTTCGCCTTCGTGTTTTCCAGGCCGTGGCCCGGCACCTGAGCTTCACCAAAGCCGCCCAGGAGCTGTACATCAGCCAGCCGGCCATCACCAAGCACATCCGGGAGCTGGAGCGCAGCTACGGGCAGCGTCTGTTTGAGCGGCGCGGCAGCCGCATCAGCCTCACCGAGGCCGGCCAGCTGCTGCTCCAGCACGCCGATGCCGTGGAGCTGCTGCACCAGCAGCTAACCACCCAGCTGCAGGACCTGCACGGCGAAGCGGCCGGCCGCCTGCGCCTGGGGGCTAGCACCACCCTGGCCCAATACGAGCTGCCGGCGCTGCTGCCCGGCTTCCAGCAGCGCTACCCACACACCGAGCTGACGCTGCTCAACGGCAACTCCGAGCAGATTGCCGAAGCCATCCTCAGCGGCCAGCTCGACCTGGGTTTCGTGGAAGGCCGCACCAAAAGCCGCGACCTGCACTACGAGCCGCTGCTGGCCGATGAGCTGGTAGCCGTGCGCCGGGCCACGGCCGCCGGCCCGCCGGCCGTGCCCCTGCCGCTGGCCGAGGCGCTGGCTCACCCGCTGGTGCTGCGCGAGCGAGGCTCCGGCACGCTGGAAGTGCTGGAATTTGCCCTGCGGGAGCAGAAAATCAAGTTGGCCGCTTTGCGCGTGGCCTTCTACTTCGACAACACCGAGGCCATCAAAACCTACCTCGAAGCTGCGCCGGAAGCGCTGGGCTTTGTGTCGCGGCGGGCCCTGACACGGGAGCTGGCAGCGGGGCTGCTGGAAGAGGTGCCGGTGGCCGGCCTGCGCCTGCCCCGGCAGTTTGAGGCGCTGTGGGTGCAGGGCCAGCCGCTCACGCGCGCCGCCGAGCGGTTCCTGCGCTACGTTCGTCAGCAGTATAACCTCAGGTAATAGCCGATAACTATTTGGGATTATCGGCAGGGGAGGGGGCTGCGTATTTTTGGGCTCCGATTTCCGCCCCTAATTATGCCTGCTCCCACCTTATCTGCTGCTCCCAACCCAACTCTTACTGCGGCCGCGCCGCGCCCGGCCTGGTTGCCGCGCGTGTTGTTCGGGCTGGTGCTGGTGCTGTGTTTCACGCCCTGGCTTT
Proteins encoded in this region:
- a CDS encoding TonB-dependent receptor domain-containing protein; the protein is MRRSSLLLSSLLLAAGTTATPVAAVASPLHLRHDEPGKGATLTGTVLDPAGKAVEGVLVAVGERTAVTDARGAFRLYGLPVGEATITVSGLSIRPISQTVTLQSGQPLALKLTIEEAVQQLAGVTVAAKSLRFAPEVDGNTITAGKKNEVVELDKLDANLVVNSARQVFAKVPGVTVWESDGSGQQINVATRGLSPNRSWEFNTRQNGMDISSDPMGYPEAYYNPPLEAVERIQIVRGGGSLQYGPQFGGLLNYELKRGPKDKKIQFETSNSVGNNGLLGTYNSLGGTVGKVSYFGYYQQRVGGGWRDNSEFNIRNFHGNVQFQATDKLRLGAEISHLGYEIQQPGGLTDEQFYNGDVRKSSRGRNWFSTPWTIPAFTADYQFSERTRLSLKTFGLIGERNSIGLPSSVSVALPDNENPATGQAAARQLDRDRYRNLGSELRLLTDYDLLGQQHTLAAGLRVAAANLGRRQQGKGDTGSDFNLDLQAARYGRDLSFRTRNYAAFVENIFRVGSRLTFTPGVRLEVIDNQGRGYLSLNADGSENQIRQDSRRKVLLYGAGAELRATGQTSFYANYSRAFRPVTFGDLTPPATSDVIDPNLQDARGFNAELGYRGSWKNILTFDVDGFWLRYDDRIGTIRRFVPGSTTATQQFRTNIGTSVHKGVEAYVELDLVHALTQNFDLPHFDVFASSSFVDARYTQLRTATLSGSNLQEGDLKNNRVEYAPKYTHRFGATFAHKGFSTTAQLTRVSEVFTDATNTVEPNAAATTGRVPGYSVTDVSATYRFAKRFTVRGGLNNVFDKNYFTRRSGGYPGPGLLPADGRTWFASFGVKL
- a CDS encoding M28 family peptidase, with the protein product MNHFRHTTLRLLLAGLALTTPLAGFTQQKPAKATKTSKAGSGLAAIKEADLKRDLFAMADDKYRGREGGTLDELRASAWLAEQIRATGMEPAGDDGTYFQWFNLQRTRLTKASTLRIGTRQLKPNHDAMVVAPTNASVNAPLVFVGLATPAELAKVDLKGKAVALQVSGAPTDGISYRRYLFGKLRDQAAELFKAGAVAVVFVSDDKAQAIYEHWSHIYERGRYGLPGDPNTAVVNQPPVVWLPAEALSWAKQAGQQFSAELKVESFAYPSVNIVAKMPGTDAQLKNEYVLFSTHQDHDGARAPMAGDSIYNGADDNATGCAALLALMRAYKQEPARRSALFVFHGAEERGLLGSRYFSDKPTVPKESIVAVLNAEMMGRNAADSAALLGSTPPHLNSSDLVKTALAANQEGPKFKLDTEWDKATHPEGWYFRSDHLPYARLGIPAIMYTSLLHADYHTPKDEASRIDYGKLLRMTQWMYRTGWAVSNRTEPPAREPGFKLER
- a CDS encoding alpha/beta hydrolase family protein is translated as MSFLRRTGARNAPLLSLLLLPLAAAAQQTTYTPELLMKLGRLGEMQVSPDKKTVAYTVTRYTLADNKGQSDIWLVPVAGGPAKQLTNTPTVSENTLNWRPDGKLTFLSGESGTDQLYVMSPDGSGKQLLSEFPDEGLSNLKLAPKANFVLYTQDVKTGKSVQDWYPDLPKADAKIIDDLNYRHWNVWDDYKASHVFFQPVGADGKPTGYGKDVMAGEKFDSPLQPLGGSEQLNFAPDGYRLVYTSRKLTGKAEAESTNSDIYLYDVRSGQTQNLSEGLGGYDTEPVFSPDGSKVAWLSMAMPGFESDRNGVVVYDFNTKKREDVTKGSEQSAANLRWSLDGKTLYFVSPLEGTEQLFSVPAKGGKVQQLSKGAFNYNSFELAGPGVAIVSKTTQASPADLVRVDLKTGRETALTTINAQELAGVKTGKTEARMVRTTDGKQMQVYVIYPPDFDPAKKYPALLYCQGGPQSPITQSFSYRWNFQLLAAQGYIVVAPNRRGLPGFGTEWNNSISGDWGGQPIQDYLSAIDNVSAEPYVDKARLGCVGASYGGYSVYLLAGKHEGRFKTFIAHCGLYNLTSWYPSTEEMFFAKHDIGAAPWETPLHKSYTDFNPQQFAKNWDTPILVIHGGKDFRVPEGQGMEAFGTAQLRGIPSRFLYFPNEGHWISKPQNAVLWNRVFFEWLGRTLKPEAAK
- a CDS encoding LysR substrate-binding domain-containing protein, with translation MPDFRLRVFQAVARHLSFTKAAQELYISQPAITKHIRELERSYGQRLFERRGSRISLTEAGQLLLQHADAVELLHQQLTTQLQDLHGEAAGRLRLGASTTLAQYELPALLPGFQQRYPHTELTLLNGNSEQIAEAILSGQLDLGFVEGRTKSRDLHYEPLLADELVAVRRATAAGPPAVPLPLAEALAHPLVLRERGSGTLEVLEFALREQKIKLAALRVAFYFDNTEAIKTYLEAAPEALGFVSRRALTRELAAGLLEEVPVAGLRLPRQFEALWVQGQPLTRAAERFLRYVRQQYNLR